A single window of Vicia villosa cultivar HV-30 ecotype Madison, WI unplaced genomic scaffold, Vvil1.0 ctg.003830F_1_1, whole genome shotgun sequence DNA harbors:
- the LOC131641550 gene encoding protein neprosin-like, with the protein MKFNSPIISFLLHLIFLVTFISPIYSSKTNNHQIVHQSLQYVKEYQKINKTIKTHLQQINKPAIKSIQSPDGDIIDCVLFQNQPAFDLPLFEEYKSLDFQGKLKVRNQINNLSVVQSWSLSGEFCPEGTIPIRRTKEQEIRFGRKDMTIPKRIYEVITFVQGHGYHGAKASLNVWAPQVENGEESSSAKIWVQSPTAKESIEAGWQVFPKQYGDHNPRLFIYWTADAYQSTGCYNLHCPGFVQISKTIGLGAAITPVSKHLGTQYSFNLKIEQDQNSGHWWLEYGSGNGPFEKVGYWPYSLFKELNHEANLIQFGGEVVDLNPTGDTTATDMGSGQFPELGLEVAAFIRNMQVAVTHDTYIDLPNPEYLEEKPNCYRIKGGFDKSHGSYIFYGGPGRSDICL; encoded by the exons ATGAAATTTAACTCACCAATCATCTCCTTCCTCTTGCATTTAATTTTTCTTGTTACTTTCATTAGTCCTATTTACTCTTCAAAAACAAACAACCACCAAATAGTCCATCAATCGTTACAATATGTCAAAGAATATCAAAAGataaacaaaacaataaaaacaCATCTTCAACAGATCAATAAACCCGCTATAAAATCAATTCAA AGTCCTGACGGTGATATCATcgattgtgttttgtttcaaAACCAACCAGCTTTTGATCTCCCACTATTCGAAGAATATAAATCATTG GATTTTCAAGGAAAATTAAAAGTGCGCAACCAAATAAATAATTTGAGTGTTGTTCAATCATGGAGTTTATCTGGTGAATTTTGTCCAGAAGGAACAATACCAATTAGAAGAACAAAAGAACAAGAAATAAGATTTGGAAGAAAAGATATGACCATTCCTAAAAGAATCTAT GAAGTTATAACGTTTGTGCAAGGGCATGGATACCATGGAGCAAAGGCTTCCCTAAATGTGTGGGCACCCCAAGTGGAAAATGGAGAGGAATCCAGTTCAGCTAAAATTTGGGTTCAATCTCCAACAGCTAAAGAAAGTATTGAAGCTGGTTGGCAG GTATTTCCGAAGCAATATGGAGATCACAATCctagattatttatttattggacG GCAGATGCTTATCAATCCACTGGATGCTACAATTTACATTGCCCTGGTTTTGTTCAAATTAGCAAAACTATTGGACTTGGAGCTGCTATTACTCCCGTATCTAAGCATCTAGGAACACAATATAGTTTTAACTTAAAGATCGAGCAG GATCAAAACAGTGGGCACTGGTGGCTTGAATATGGATCTGGAAATGGACCTTTTGAAAAAGTTGGTTATTGGCCATACTCTCTATTCAAAGAATTAAACCATGAAGCAAATTTAATTCAGTTTGGTGGAGAAGTTGTGGATTTGAACCCAACAGGGGATACTACTGCCACTGACATGGGCAGTGGACAATTTCCTGAACTAGGTTTAGAAGTCGCTGCGTTTATTAGAAATATGCAAGTTGCAGTTACTCACGACACTTATATTGACCTTCCGAATCCTGAATATTTAGAAGAAAAACCAAATTGTTATCGTATAAAGGGAGGGTTTGACAAATCTCATGGGTCATATATTTTCTATGGTGGACCCGGTAGAAGTGATATTTgtctttaa